A window of Mucilaginibacter paludis DSM 18603 contains these coding sequences:
- the proS gene encoding proline--tRNA ligase, producing MSKGIISKDEDYSQWFNDLVVKADLAEHSAVKGCMVIKPYGYSIWEKMQSVLDQMFKDTGHSNAYFPLFIPKSFFSKEASHVEGFAKECAVVTHYRLKNDGEGNIIVDETAKLEEELIVRPTSETIIWNTYRGWIQSYRDLPLLINQWANVVRWEMRTRLFLRTTEFLWQEGHTAHATAEEAIAETEQMLHVYADFAENWLALPVVRGRKTANERFAGALDTYCIEALMQDGKALQAGTSHFLGQNFAKAFDVKFTSKEGKQEFVWATSWGVSTRLMGALVMAHSDDSGLVLPPKLAPIQVVIVPIFRSEEELAQISEVADALSKALKAKNIRVKYDNRDTQRPGFKFAEYELKGIPLRVAIGGRDLANGTVELARRDTKTKETVQQQGLAEQIEQLLVEIQDNIFQKALKFRAENTREANTYDEFKQMLDETPGFISAHWDGTPETEQRIKEETKATIRCIPLDNKLEDGTCILTGKPSIQRVLFARAY from the coding sequence ATGAGCAAGGGAATCATTAGTAAAGACGAAGATTATTCGCAATGGTTTAATGATTTAGTTGTAAAGGCTGATCTGGCCGAGCATTCGGCAGTTAAAGGTTGTATGGTCATTAAACCGTATGGATACTCCATCTGGGAAAAAATGCAGTCCGTACTCGATCAAATGTTTAAAGATACAGGGCACAGTAACGCGTATTTTCCGCTATTCATCCCCAAATCATTCTTTTCAAAGGAGGCGAGCCACGTTGAAGGCTTTGCCAAGGAGTGCGCGGTAGTAACACATTACCGTTTAAAGAACGATGGTGAGGGCAATATTATTGTAGATGAAACCGCCAAGTTAGAAGAAGAATTAATTGTAAGGCCAACTTCCGAAACCATTATCTGGAACACCTACAGGGGATGGATCCAATCCTATCGCGATTTGCCGCTGTTAATTAATCAATGGGCTAACGTTGTACGCTGGGAAATGCGTACCCGTTTATTTTTACGTACCACCGAATTTTTATGGCAGGAAGGTCACACTGCCCACGCTACCGCAGAGGAAGCTATTGCCGAAACCGAGCAGATGCTGCACGTATATGCCGATTTTGCCGAAAATTGGTTGGCGCTGCCCGTGGTACGTGGCCGTAAAACTGCCAACGAACGTTTTGCCGGCGCTTTAGATACCTATTGTATCGAAGCTTTAATGCAGGACGGTAAGGCACTACAGGCAGGTACATCGCACTTTTTAGGTCAGAATTTTGCTAAGGCTTTTGATGTGAAGTTTACCAGTAAAGAGGGTAAGCAAGAGTTTGTTTGGGCAACATCATGGGGCGTATCCACCCGTTTGATGGGGGCGCTCGTAATGGCGCATTCTGACGATTCGGGTTTGGTTTTGCCGCCTAAGCTGGCACCTATACAGGTAGTTATCGTACCTATCTTCAGGAGTGAGGAGGAGCTTGCGCAGATAAGCGAAGTAGCGGATGCTTTATCCAAAGCGTTGAAAGCCAAAAACATCCGTGTTAAATATGATAATCGTGATACCCAGCGCCCCGGCTTTAAATTTGCCGAGTACGAGCTGAAAGGCATCCCTTTGCGTGTGGCTATCGGCGGACGCGACCTGGCTAATGGCACCGTTGAACTGGCCCGCCGTGATACCAAAACCAAAGAAACCGTACAGCAGCAAGGTTTAGCCGAGCAGATAGAGCAATTGCTGGTTGAAATACAAGACAATATTTTCCAAAAGGCACTAAAGTTTCGCGCTGAAAATACCCGCGAGGCCAACACCTACGACGAGTTTAAACAGATGCTTGATGAAACCCCCGGCTTTATATCCGCCCATTGGGACGGTACGCCCGAAACAGAGCAACGCATCAAAGAAGAAACAAAGGCTACCATCCGCTGTATACCTTTAGACAATAAACTGGAAGATGGTACGTGTATATTAACAGGCAAGCCATCCATACAAAGGGTGTTGTTTGCAAGGGCGTATTAG
- a CDS encoding cystathionine gamma-synthase, which translates to MKFGTKAIHAGQEPDPTTGAVMTPIYQTSTYWQKSPGDNKGYEYSRGTNPTRKALEDCLAALENAKHGLAFSSGLGATDAVMKLLLPGDEVITGDDLYGGSYRMFTKIFANFGIKFHFLDLSKPENILPYLNDKTKLIWIETPTNPTMKIIDIAEVAKIAKAKNVLLCVDNTFASPYLQNPIDLGADIVMHSATKYLGGHSDVVMGALMMNDDELYKRLWFIYNATGATPGPQDSFLVLRGIKTLHLRMKAHCENGRQIAAYLKSHPKVDKIYWPGFEDHPNHDIAKKQMRDFGGMISFTIKGATLEDTYKLAGSFKVFTLAESLGGVESLINHPVSMTHGSIPKELREKAGVVDSLLRLSVGVEDVEDLLDDLKQALG; encoded by the coding sequence ATGAAATTCGGAACAAAAGCTATACATGCAGGGCAGGAGCCCGATCCAACAACCGGTGCCGTTATGACGCCGATATATCAAACATCAACCTACTGGCAAAAATCGCCGGGCGATAATAAGGGTTATGAGTATTCGCGTGGTACAAACCCCACCCGTAAAGCTTTGGAAGATTGCCTGGCAGCATTGGAAAACGCCAAGCACGGGCTGGCATTTTCGAGTGGTTTAGGCGCTACCGATGCGGTGATGAAATTGCTTTTACCGGGCGACGAAGTGATAACTGGCGATGATTTGTACGGCGGATCATACCGCATGTTCACCAAAATATTTGCCAACTTCGGTATCAAGTTCCATTTTCTGGATCTGTCCAAACCAGAAAATATTCTGCCTTATCTAAACGATAAAACCAAACTGATCTGGATCGAGACGCCTACCAACCCCACGATGAAGATCATTGATATTGCCGAGGTAGCCAAAATCGCGAAAGCAAAAAATGTATTGCTTTGTGTTGATAATACTTTTGCTTCGCCCTACCTGCAAAATCCGATTGACCTGGGCGCGGATATTGTGATGCACTCGGCAACCAAATATTTGGGCGGGCACTCGGATGTGGTGATGGGCGCTTTGATGATGAACGACGATGAGCTTTATAAAAGGCTCTGGTTTATCTATAACGCTACCGGCGCAACTCCCGGCCCGCAGGATAGTTTTTTGGTATTGCGCGGTATTAAAACCCTGCATTTGCGCATGAAAGCGCATTGCGAAAATGGCAGGCAGATAGCGGCTTACCTTAAATCGCACCCCAAAGTGGATAAAATTTACTGGCCCGGTTTTGAAGATCACCCCAATCATGATATCGCCAAAAAACAAATGCGCGATTTTGGCGGGATGATCTCTTTCACCATTAAAGGAGCCACGCTGGAAGATACCTATAAACTGGCCGGATCGTTCAAGGTATTCACACTGGCCGAATCATTGGGCGGTGTAGAATCGCTGATCAACCACCCTGTAAGCATGACGCACGGCTCAATCCCAAAGGAATTGCGCGAAAAAGCGGGTGTGGTAGATAGCTTGTTGCGCTTAAGTGTAGGTGTGGAGGATGTTGAAGACCTTTTGGATGATTTGAAACAAGCATTGGGATAG
- a CDS encoding SMI1/KNR4 family protein has product MEAWIQNAVVQWKEEHLDLNPGASIIDIEKAENHIKYKFPDDFKQLYLTINGFVDYEWRSNLFSIWSLDRIVKEFDGLNGDGFISFCDYSICVFCLGFKKDKSGVYRSYLSFQNGENDFVTTTFKEAIGLINSDSELLY; this is encoded by the coding sequence GTGGAAGCCTGGATTCAGAATGCGGTTGTACAATGGAAAGAGGAACACCTTGATTTGAATCCAGGTGCCTCTATAATTGATATTGAAAAAGCAGAGAATCATATTAAGTATAAATTCCCCGATGATTTTAAACAGTTATATTTAACTATAAATGGATTTGTTGACTATGAGTGGCGTAGCAACCTTTTTTCTATATGGTCTTTAGATAGGATCGTTAAAGAGTTTGATGGTTTAAATGGCGATGGATTTATAAGTTTTTGCGATTATAGCATTTGTGTATTCTGTCTGGGTTTTAAAAAAGACAAGTCAGGAGTTTATAGAAGCTATTTATCATTTCAGAATGGGGAAAACGATTTTGTGACAACCACGTTTAAGGAAGCCATAGGCCTGATCAATTCTGATTCAGAACTGCTTTATTAA
- a CDS encoding TIGR02757 family protein, translating to MIEGIKVFLDSKVAQYNRPEFIANDPVSIPHLFTKKQDIEIMGFWAATLAWGQRVTIINKCKELISLMDGAPYDFIMNHREPDLKKLLHFKHRTFNDIDTLYFISFFRYHYERSASLETAFMPPSPLKGEQIRKGTKDVLPGILTPPLGGRGASSLNHFRRYFFSLPDYPHRTKKHVSSPEQKSTCKRLNMFLRWMVRKDDCGVDFGIWNHIKPADLIMPCDLHVDRVARKLQLITRKQTDWQTAVELTQKLREFDPVDPVKYDFALFGLGIEEKF from the coding sequence ATGATTGAAGGTATTAAAGTTTTTCTTGACAGTAAAGTTGCCCAATATAACCGCCCGGAGTTTATCGCTAACGATCCGGTGTCCATCCCGCATTTGTTTACCAAAAAGCAGGATATCGAAATCATGGGTTTTTGGGCGGCTACACTGGCTTGGGGGCAGCGGGTAACCATCATCAATAAATGTAAAGAACTCATCAGCCTGATGGACGGCGCTCCTTATGATTTCATCATGAACCACCGGGAGCCCGACCTTAAAAAGCTCCTTCATTTTAAGCATCGCACCTTTAATGATATCGATACATTATATTTTATTAGTTTCTTCCGGTATCATTATGAGCGGTCTGCTTCATTGGAAACGGCATTTATGCCCCCCAGCCCCCTGAAGGGAGAGCAAATAAGGAAGGGGACGAAGGACGTATTGCCTGGTATACTTACTCCCCCTTTAGGGGGCCGGGGGGCCTCTTCGCTCAATCATTTTCGCCGTTACTTTTTTTCGCTTCCAGATTATCCGCATCGTACAAAAAAACACGTTTCCTCGCCCGAGCAAAAGTCAACCTGCAAGCGCTTGAACATGTTTTTGCGTTGGATGGTTCGTAAAGACGATTGCGGCGTTGATTTCGGCATCTGGAACCACATCAAACCTGCCGACCTGATTATGCCCTGCGATTTACATGTGGATAGGGTAGCCCGAAAACTCCAATTAATTACCCGCAAGCAAACCGACTGGCAAACCGCTGTTGAATTGACTCAGAAACTTCGTGAATTTGACCCTGTTGACCCGGTAAAGTACGATTTCGCGCTGTTTGGCTTGGGCATAGAAGAAAAGTTTTAG
- a CDS encoding class II aldolase/adducin family protein, which yields MKNDILLPQLMHPRNQIALVMGRIYRRGLTTTSGGNISIMDDNGDIWISPSAVDKGKLQPSDIVCIKKDGTIIGCHKPSSEFPFHKAIYEIRPDIRAIIHAHPPALVSFSIVRATPNTKIITQASRVCGPVGYAEYELPGSEALGAKIAQEFTKGYKAVIMENHGTVVGGCNLADTFERFETLEFCARTLLYGKTIGTPQYLTDKQINAFEAQIPAPLPEMKTVSHPSDEREKRLEICDIVQRACTQGLMISSYGTVSTRWRGNDFLITPTDVPRWDLTVDDIVQIKDNQREPGKFPSRTTYLHQQIYNKHPEINSIILTQSPYLMAYAVTGETFNVRTIPESWIFLQDVSTLDFGLHFKDQDKIAGIIHKHNPAVIIKNSCVLVAGDKLLQTFDYLEVAEFSAKSLVLCASIGTLVPINNEQVEELRHAFVKE from the coding sequence ATGAAAAACGATATTTTACTACCTCAACTGATGCATCCACGCAACCAGATAGCCTTGGTAATGGGGCGCATTTACCGCAGGGGTTTAACCACTACTTCTGGTGGTAATATTTCCATAATGGATGATAATGGAGATATCTGGATCTCCCCTTCGGCAGTTGATAAGGGAAAGCTGCAACCATCAGATATCGTTTGCATTAAAAAAGACGGTACCATTATAGGATGCCACAAACCATCATCCGAATTCCCGTTCCATAAAGCCATTTACGAGATCCGCCCGGATATACGCGCCATCATACACGCCCATCCCCCTGCATTGGTATCGTTCAGCATTGTAAGGGCCACGCCTAACACCAAAATTATTACCCAGGCCAGCCGGGTTTGCGGACCTGTAGGCTATGCCGAATATGAGTTGCCGGGCAGCGAGGCTTTGGGCGCTAAAATAGCGCAGGAGTTTACCAAAGGCTATAAAGCCGTAATTATGGAAAACCATGGCACAGTGGTTGGCGGCTGTAACCTGGCTGATACTTTTGAACGTTTTGAAACACTGGAATTTTGTGCGCGCACCCTGCTTTACGGCAAAACCATAGGTACACCGCAATACCTAACCGATAAACAAATTAACGCTTTTGAAGCACAAATACCTGCGCCGCTGCCAGAAATGAAAACAGTTAGCCATCCATCCGACGAAAGGGAGAAACGATTGGAAATTTGCGACATTGTTCAGCGTGCTTGTACACAAGGTTTAATGATCAGTTCGTACGGTACAGTATCTACCCGCTGGAGAGGCAATGATTTTTTAATTACCCCTACTGATGTACCGCGCTGGGATTTAACCGTTGATGATATCGTACAGATTAAAGATAACCAACGCGAGCCGGGTAAATTCCCCAGCCGTACTACTTACCTGCACCAGCAGATTTATAACAAACACCCCGAAATCAATTCCATCATCCTTACCCAATCGCCTTATCTGATGGCTTATGCAGTTACCGGCGAAACTTTTAATGTACGTACCATACCCGAAAGCTGGATTTTTTTACAAGATGTTAGCACACTCGACTTTGGTTTGCACTTTAAAGACCAGGATAAGATCGCTGGCATCATTCATAAACATAATCCCGCAGTTATTATTAAAAACTCGTGTGTGTTGGTTGCCGGTGATAAGCTGCTACAAACATTTGATTACCTCGAAGTTGCAGAGTTTAGCGCAAAATCATTAGTGCTGTGCGCTTCTATAGGTACCCTGGTTCCAATCAATAACGAACAGGTGGAAGAGCTACGCCACGCATTTGTGAAGGAGTAA
- the mnmE gene encoding tRNA uridine-5-carboxymethylaminomethyl(34) synthesis GTPase MnmE → MSQIPDLNKPASTKEETIVALATPNGTGAIGIIRLSGPDAIAIANSVFKGKDLTQQASHTIHFGNIVDGEVVLDEVLASVFIAPKSYTRENVVEISCHGSAYIIESIIKLFIRQGARGAKPGEFTLRAFINGQLDLSQAEAVADLIASNSKASQQVAMQQLRGGYSNQLKQLRDQLVTFASLIELELDFSEEDVEFANRGQLKQLVVDISKMINQLIQSFELGNAIKHGVNTVIAGRPNAGKSTLLNALLNEDRAIVSHIAGTTRDTIEEILNINGINFRLVDTAGLREATDTIEAIGVQKTLEKISQSALLLYVFDAEAMTGADVALDLENLLHPGVPVVAVANKIDLLSDGKLAAGFNLPAEVELITVSAREKQHIDQLKQVIYNSAVQGKLTGNETLVTNIRHLEALQKTEQALVRVLNGIDNPITSDFLAMDIKQALHYLGEITGSVTTDDLLDNIFSKFCIGK, encoded by the coding sequence ATGTCACAAATTCCAGATCTTAATAAACCTGCCTCAACAAAAGAAGAAACCATTGTAGCCCTTGCTACTCCAAACGGAACGGGGGCAATCGGCATTATTCGCCTGTCGGGGCCCGACGCTATCGCGATAGCCAACAGTGTTTTTAAAGGTAAGGATTTAACCCAACAGGCATCACACACCATACACTTTGGTAACATAGTGGATGGCGAAGTGGTGTTGGACGAAGTGCTGGCGTCTGTTTTTATCGCCCCAAAATCGTACACCCGCGAAAACGTGGTCGAGATCTCGTGCCACGGTTCGGCATATATCATCGAGTCTATTATCAAGTTGTTTATAAGGCAAGGCGCGCGCGGTGCTAAACCCGGCGAATTTACACTGAGGGCTTTTATAAACGGACAGCTTGACCTGAGCCAGGCCGAAGCCGTAGCCGACCTGATCGCTTCCAACTCCAAAGCATCGCAGCAGGTGGCTATGCAGCAATTACGTGGCGGTTACAGCAATCAGTTGAAGCAGCTGCGTGATCAATTGGTTACCTTCGCATCGCTGATAGAACTCGAACTCGATTTTTCGGAAGAAGATGTTGAGTTTGCCAATCGCGGTCAGTTAAAACAACTGGTAGTTGATATCAGTAAAATGATAAACCAGCTTATCCAGTCGTTCGAGCTGGGTAATGCCATTAAACACGGCGTAAACACGGTTATAGCGGGCAGGCCAAATGCCGGTAAATCAACCCTGCTCAATGCCTTGCTTAATGAAGACCGAGCCATTGTAAGCCATATTGCCGGTACCACGCGCGATACCATAGAAGAAATACTCAACATTAATGGCATTAATTTCCGGCTGGTTGATACGGCAGGCCTGCGCGAAGCCACCGATACCATTGAAGCCATAGGCGTACAAAAAACACTTGAAAAGATAAGCCAGTCGGCCCTGTTGCTGTACGTTTTTGATGCCGAAGCCATGACCGGCGCCGATGTAGCGCTGGATTTGGAAAACCTGCTTCATCCCGGTGTCCCGGTAGTAGCCGTAGCCAACAAAATAGATCTGCTAAGCGATGGCAAACTTGCTGCCGGTTTTAATTTACCTGCCGAAGTGGAACTCATTACGGTATCGGCCCGCGAAAAACAACACATCGACCAACTGAAGCAAGTGATCTATAACAGTGCCGTACAAGGTAAACTGACCGGCAACGAAACCCTGGTAACCAACATACGCCACCTGGAGGCCCTGCAAAAAACCGAACAAGCTTTGGTAAGAGTGCTCAACGGAATAGATAACCCCATCACCTCCGATTTTTTGGCGATGGATATTAAGCAGGCCCTGCATTACCTGGGTGAGATTACCGGCAGCGTGACGACGGACGATTTGTTGGATAATATATTTTCGAAGTTCTGTATCGGTAAATAA
- a CDS encoding reverse transcriptase domain-containing protein: MISEENAAKWMLLHNATLLGKGIRSPKWVMEGDIKGCFDHISHEWLLENIPMDKTMLKKWLQCGFIFKNELFPTEEGTPQGGIILEFKHSFK, encoded by the coding sequence ATGATTTCAGAAGAGAACGCTGCAAAATGGATGCTATTACACAATGCCACACTCCTTGGCAAGGGCATTCGCTCTCCAAAATGGGTTATGGAAGGAGATATTAAAGGTTGTTTTGATCACATCAGCCACGAATGGCTATTGGAGAATATCCCAATGGATAAAACCATGCTGAAAAAGTGGCTGCAATGTGGGTTCATCTTCAAAAATGAACTATTTCCGACAGAGGAAGGAACGCCGCAGGGAGGTATAATACTCGAATTTAAACATTCATTTAAGTAA